In Candidatus Micrarchaeum acidiphilum ARMAN-2, one DNA window encodes the following:
- a CDS encoding heat shock protein DnaJ domain protein, whose product MVVEIAFLLLSFNAVLVLIPVIIILILIAAAAGLTRGADIFAVFGVASMLGIAGGMGKGGKGKGLKAVRYGANPVIRGRSARSIARLAKIKGSGTKLNRFRGAAKALRQDLKVRGLSRRPSGLARKVAGNAPLREAVDRLASEKEKQLGPRLVLGGAGGVMVGGAATETGIKNRVHLAVAGSGKEKKFGRANPEKEKQKKEKLGRRLNPLSDQYLSAESRGPLAPKPESGGGRATKFVETKGSYIHIGHTRKIISKISGEPIIGKPNPVSIVKIPHHLFMFSGSHREAYSAAKAEAKQKAAKDYEKSKDYRQNADKYQLKKIMDENKTEINLALLTAGMGFLAKRRFLKNLPEPPAPKDASEAPPGTGNGKTTGLAPYPSNSNVPASGGDGLQSKNVPNPMSKKPPSEDALAAQNYSYLKEQSNAGSGTPALEDLRGGGSQSHAGGGYSSGGSSSRSGSSQSSENSNAGPQAFANSSSPYAILGLPEGSSFEDAKKAFRKLTLQYHPDLFKDEVQKQINEQKMKLLNSAMDSIEEKYNRK is encoded by the coding sequence ATGGTAGTAGAAATTGCATTTTTGCTGTTAAGTTTCAATGCTGTCCTAGTCCTGATTCCGGTAATAATAATCCTAATACTCATAGCGGCAGCGGCAGGCCTGACCCGCGGAGCCGACATATTTGCCGTTTTCGGAGTTGCATCCATGCTCGGGATTGCTGGAGGCATGGGCAAAGGCGGCAAGGGCAAGGGGCTCAAAGCCGTGAGATACGGTGCCAACCCAGTAATCAGGGGAAGGTCTGCCAGGAGCATAGCAAGGCTTGCCAAGATCAAAGGCAGCGGAACCAAACTGAATAGGTTTAGGGGCGCAGCAAAGGCCCTGAGGCAGGATTTAAAGGTCCGCGGATTGTCTAGAAGGCCAAGCGGACTTGCAAGAAAAGTTGCCGGAAACGCTCCGCTCAGGGAAGCCGTAGACAGGCTGGCCTCTGAAAAGGAGAAGCAGCTTGGCCCGCGCCTGGTACTCGGAGGCGCAGGGGGGGTGATGGTCGGGGGCGCAGCTACCGAGACTGGCATAAAAAACAGGGTGCATCTGGCGGTTGCAGGAAGCGGCAAAGAAAAGAAGTTTGGCAGGGCAAATCCCGAGAAGGAAAAACAAAAAAAGGAGAAACTGGGCAGACGTCTTAATCCCCTCAGCGATCAATATCTGTCCGCGGAAAGTCGTGGTCCGCTTGCGCCAAAGCCGGAATCCGGAGGTGGAAGGGCAACCAAATTCGTAGAGACCAAAGGTTCATACATACACATTGGACATACCCGAAAGATAATATCAAAGATATCCGGAGAACCGATTATCGGCAAACCAAATCCAGTAAGCATAGTAAAAATACCGCACCATCTATTCATGTTCAGCGGATCGCATCGTGAGGCTTATAGTGCCGCCAAGGCTGAGGCAAAACAGAAGGCAGCCAAGGACTACGAAAAATCTAAGGACTATCGCCAAAATGCTGACAAATACCAGCTCAAAAAGATAATGGACGAAAACAAAACAGAGATAAACCTCGCTTTGCTTACCGCTGGCATGGGCTTCCTTGCAAAGCGCAGGTTTCTAAAAAATTTGCCGGAGCCGCCTGCGCCTAAAGATGCGTCAGAAGCCCCTCCAGGGACTGGAAATGGCAAAACAACCGGTTTGGCACCATACCCGTCAAACTCTAATGTTCCTGCTAGCGGCGGAGATGGTTTACAAAGTAAAAACGTACCAAACCCTATGTCTAAGAAACCTCCTTCAGAAGATGCCTTAGCTGCTCAAAATTATTCTTACTTAAAAGAGCAATCCAATGCGGGGTCCGGGACACCTGCGCTTGAGGATCTCCGGGGTGGCGGTTCGCAGTCACACGCCGGCGGAGGCTACTCCAGCGGCGGATCTTCATCACGCTCCGGATCCTCGCAAAGTTCCGAAAATTCGAATGCGGGCCCGCAGGCGTTTGCAAACTCTTCAAGCCCGTATGCAATACTTGGCTTGCCCGAGGGCTCTTCATTCGAGGATGCAAAGAAGGCGTTCAGGAAGCTTACGCTGCAGTACCACCCGGACCTTTTCAAGGACGAGGTTCAAAAGCAAATAAATGAGCAAAAGATGAAGCTCCTAAATAGTGCAATGGATTCTATCGAAGAGAAATACAATAGAAAATAG
- a CDS encoding TrkA-N domain protein → MENERLYAIIIFSFVIFFISYLLTVSAGLDPVSALLWNALAAMDIRYFSLPIGIGSSAQILLADMLDVLVFVMFTVWVASIFFDFIKSVRVRDKIIESKIKKLSAHTIVAPYNGFASTFIDAAEKKGVKVTVVSESEKGAERAYRNGNLVILGDPASSLTFEKAGIRRALYLVACSEDDMENTLIAISAKAGNSKIRIIARSANLGSISKLEHAGAYRIIMPEIAAGEDMANELLKRVI, encoded by the coding sequence ATGGAAAACGAAAGGCTTTACGCGATAATAATATTCTCGTTTGTTATTTTTTTCATCTCCTACCTGCTTACGGTTTCCGCCGGACTGGATCCGGTATCGGCGCTGCTGTGGAACGCGCTTGCAGCCATGGATATAAGGTATTTCAGCCTGCCCATAGGCATAGGATCAAGCGCACAGATACTTCTGGCAGATATGCTTGACGTTCTCGTATTTGTCATGTTCACGGTTTGGGTTGCATCGATATTTTTTGACTTCATAAAAAGCGTTAGGGTAAGGGACAAAATAATAGAATCAAAGATCAAAAAGCTGTCTGCACATACTATAGTTGCACCTTATAACGGCTTTGCTAGCACGTTCATAGATGCCGCTGAAAAGAAAGGTGTGAAGGTGACTGTGGTATCGGAGAGCGAAAAGGGCGCAGAAAGGGCTTATAGGAATGGCAACCTTGTAATTCTTGGAGATCCTGCTTCCAGCTTGACATTTGAGAAGGCCGGAATAAGACGCGCATTGTACCTGGTGGCATGCTCTGAGGACGATATGGAGAACACTTTAATAGCCATATCGGCAAAGGCTGGAAACAGCAAAATAAGGATAATTGCAAGGTCGGCCAATTTAGGAAGCATATCTAAGCTGGAGCATGCAGGAGCCTACAGGATAATAATGCCAGAAATAGCCGCGGGCGAGGACATGGCAAACGAGCTCCTCAAGCGCGTTATTTGA
- a CDS encoding TrkA-N domain protein, with product MNSSTGSEIPVKYIIAFALLVAFVFVFAVFFIESRGVGLYSAVYFTTSALFDAVGVSGGSMVSAAIPVYSRAFPSFIVILFMLGIIKIAVIGFVLAGIVDLITNIRLRERFVFFRIRKLKNGILVCGFNSLSEDLCQILKAKDMPFIVIEKNDSRAEAAELLNYNVITGDFGDDAVLKEAAISQAKCVIMASEDDFENLLGVVAAHYLNRKVKIITRARDEDSVSKMQRANATMCVIPEVLAGLEMGNKILQKVR from the coding sequence TTGAATAGCAGCACCGGTTCAGAGATACCTGTCAAATATATAATTGCCTTTGCATTGCTAGTGGCTTTTGTATTCGTATTTGCTGTTTTTTTCATAGAGTCAAGAGGTGTGGGACTCTACTCCGCAGTATACTTCACCACCAGCGCGCTGTTTGACGCCGTCGGTGTCAGCGGGGGCTCCATGGTCTCTGCCGCAATACCTGTCTACAGCAGGGCCTTCCCTTCCTTTATCGTAATACTTTTTATGCTCGGAATAATCAAGATAGCGGTAATAGGTTTTGTGCTTGCCGGAATCGTTGACCTGATAACAAACATAAGGCTTAGGGAGAGGTTTGTATTCTTCAGGATACGCAAGCTAAAGAACGGAATCTTGGTCTGCGGATTTAATTCACTGTCGGAGGACCTGTGCCAGATACTGAAGGCCAAGGACATGCCGTTTATCGTCATAGAAAAAAACGATTCTAGGGCTGAGGCTGCGGAACTGCTTAATTATAATGTCATAACGGGCGACTTTGGAGACGACGCCGTGCTTAAGGAAGCGGCAATTTCACAGGCAAAGTGCGTCATCATGGCTTCCGAGGACGACTTTGAAAACCTGCTCGGGGTTGTAGCTGCGCATTATCTCAACAGGAAGGTAAAGATAATAACAAGGGCGCGCGATGAGGATTCGGTGTCCAAGATGCAGCGCGCCAACGCCACGATGTGCGTGATACCGGAGGTGCTTGCAGGCCTGGAGATGGGAAACAAGATATTGCAGAAGGTGAGATAG
- a CDS encoding TrkA-N domain protein: MAEKKNEMKNHVVVCGYGVVGQKIVEILSEHKVPLIVIEIEPKICEKLKSLEYQYIEGDATQPKVLKDAGIMGAKAVAFAMDNDAKNLFAVLTARDLNKDIFITTRANDARVRDKMVEAGADYIVMPQKSASKEILEEILK, from the coding sequence ATGGCTGAGAAAAAAAATGAAATGAAGAATCACGTGGTTGTATGCGGATACGGGGTTGTGGGGCAGAAGATAGTTGAGATTTTAAGCGAGCACAAGGTGCCCCTGATTGTGATTGAAATCGAGCCTAAGATCTGCGAGAAGCTAAAGTCGCTTGAGTACCAGTATATAGAGGGCGATGCTACGCAGCCGAAGGTTCTCAAGGACGCAGGAATAATGGGCGCCAAGGCGGTGGCGTTTGCAATGGACAACGATGCCAAGAACCTGTTCGCGGTGCTTACTGCAAGGGATCTCAACAAGGACATATTCATAACCACCAGGGCAAACGATGCAAGGGTAAGGGACAAGATGGTGGAGGCAGGAGCAGACTACATAGTAATGCCGCAGAAGAGCGCAAGCAAGGAGATACTTGAGGAGATATTAAAGTGA
- a CDS encoding Sarcosine oxidase produces the protein MEKIYDLVVVGCGAMGSSVAYHAASSGMKTAVIEQFGLNHKNGSSHGRSRIFRIAYSEGQKYVPMLRRALTLWKRLEKASEKRLITRTGFIVIGKKGGFMVKGAIDCARAEGLDYSVLNSKDIMSRFPEFRPADDEIGIYDPNGGVLFPERCISANVKLAKAHGAKFYFRETVQGWREKGNVILVHTDKGEYSTKKLVLAAGSWTKKLENGMQLPLDPHKVGVFWFKNNVGLTQSPKNLVPFVWELDSSNSFYGVPEIGGKGLKMGIHRSGYRRKIDDKPKDVESRDLRYLHKMLKGRMPGVRGAPSEKSTCIYTDTPDKDFIIDFYPGRKNVVVLSPCSGHGFKFSSVIGEIAVNMLNGKKIPYDMKFFTASRFGNVPRMARGPKSRMDNHI, from the coding sequence GTGGAGAAGATTTATGATCTGGTTGTTGTAGGCTGCGGCGCGATGGGAAGCTCCGTGGCATACCATGCAGCCTCGTCCGGCATGAAAACCGCGGTCATAGAACAATTTGGGCTTAATCACAAGAACGGCTCCTCGCATGGAAGATCAAGGATATTTAGGATTGCGTACTCCGAAGGCCAAAAATATGTACCAATGCTGAGGCGCGCGCTGACGCTTTGGAAGAGGCTAGAGAAAGCTTCCGAGAAAAGGCTCATTACCAGGACAGGTTTTATAGTAATAGGCAAAAAAGGCGGATTTATGGTAAAGGGCGCGATAGACTGTGCCAGAGCCGAAGGCCTTGATTATAGCGTTTTGAACAGCAAAGATATAATGTCCAGGTTCCCGGAGTTCAGGCCAGCGGATGATGAGATAGGGATTTATGATCCGAACGGAGGCGTTCTTTTTCCTGAGAGATGCATAAGCGCAAATGTAAAGCTTGCCAAGGCGCATGGAGCGAAATTTTATTTCAGAGAAACCGTGCAAGGATGGAGGGAGAAGGGTAATGTAATTTTGGTGCACACGGACAAGGGCGAATACTCAACCAAAAAGCTGGTGCTGGCGGCAGGATCCTGGACCAAAAAGCTTGAGAATGGTATGCAATTGCCGCTAGATCCGCATAAGGTCGGTGTTTTTTGGTTTAAAAATAATGTAGGATTGACGCAATCTCCAAAAAATCTTGTTCCGTTTGTATGGGAACTGGATTCTAGCAATAGTTTCTATGGAGTGCCAGAAATTGGGGGCAAAGGACTGAAGATGGGCATACATAGGAGCGGTTATAGGCGTAAAATTGACGATAAACCAAAGGACGTTGAGAGTAGGGATCTAAGGTATTTGCATAAGATGCTTAAGGGCAGGATGCCAGGCGTCCGTGGGGCTCCATCCGAAAAATCCACTTGCATATATACAGACACTCCTGACAAAGATTTTATAATAGACTTTTATCCAGGCAGAAAAAATGTTGTTGTGCTTAGCCCCTGCTCTGGGCATGGCTTCAAATTCTCTTCGGTAATTGGCGAGATTGCGGTAAATATGCTAAATGGAAAGAAGATACCATACGATATGAAATTTTTCACTGCGTCTAGATTCGGAAACGTACCGCGCATGGCACGCGGGCCAAAAAGTAGGATGGATAATCATATTTGA
- a CDS encoding Alcohol dehydrogenase GroES domain protein produces MKAAVFDKNGIENLKVLDIEKPVPASGEALVKVASAAINPIDDRVINKVDFGGKPHIPGAEVAGVVEEVGDSVKGFSKGDHVIVYPRKFDGTCDMCLAGNEMLCRNGGIFGLATDGGFREYIAVPEANLIKVPEDMNMELAASIPVAALTAYHALAMARLSAGETLYVVGASGNTGMFAVQLGKIQGAHVVAISGKKWLGDFGADTVVDGEALKAETSKPDFKKANVVVHSIGSKEWDRSMSLLDLNGRLVLFGALTGQDVALNVQDLYARQISIVGSTGGSKKEITELVKMAKNLKVRVWKRFPLEKIVEAFEAEHSEERDGRVMLTF; encoded by the coding sequence ATGAAAGCAGCAGTCTTTGATAAAAACGGTATAGAAAATCTGAAAGTCTTGGACATAGAAAAGCCTGTGCCAGCAAGCGGCGAGGCGCTCGTTAAAGTTGCATCCGCGGCGATAAACCCCATCGACGACAGGGTTATAAACAAGGTCGATTTCGGCGGCAAGCCGCACATACCTGGAGCAGAGGTGGCGGGAGTCGTCGAGGAAGTCGGCGACAGCGTAAAGGGTTTCTCGAAAGGGGACCACGTAATAGTCTATCCAAGGAAATTTGACGGAACCTGCGACATGTGCCTTGCCGGCAACGAAATGCTGTGCAGGAACGGCGGCATATTCGGACTTGCAACTGACGGCGGCTTTCGTGAGTATATTGCAGTGCCGGAGGCCAACCTGATAAAGGTGCCAGAAGATATGAACATGGAGCTTGCAGCGAGCATCCCGGTTGCGGCCCTCACGGCATATCACGCCCTGGCAATGGCGCGGCTTTCGGCAGGAGAAACCCTGTATGTAGTGGGAGCGTCAGGAAACACGGGCATGTTTGCTGTGCAGCTGGGCAAAATCCAGGGGGCGCATGTAGTGGCTATTTCTGGGAAGAAATGGCTCGGGGACTTTGGCGCGGACACTGTTGTCGACGGAGAGGCATTAAAGGCTGAGACTTCAAAACCGGACTTCAAGAAGGCCAATGTTGTTGTCCATTCGATAGGCTCGAAAGAGTGGGATAGGTCGATGTCGCTATTGGACCTGAACGGCAGGCTTGTCCTGTTTGGGGCCCTGACCGGGCAGGACGTTGCACTCAACGTCCAGGACCTCTACGCAAGACAGATAAGCATTGTCGGATCCACTGGCGGGTCAAAGAAGGAGATAACGGAGCTCGTAAAAATGGCCAAGAACCTTAAGGTCAGGGTATGGAAAAGGTTTCCGCTTGAGAAGATAGTGGAGGCATTTGAGGCTGAACATTCAGAGGAAAGGGACGGCAGGGTGATGCTTACCTTTTGA
- a CDS encoding ATP--cobalamin adenosyltransferase, which translates to MTKFYTGVGDSGKTAIGGRKLSKGELIFEAVGDIDELNSVIGIIMSRVENGTIKEVLSVVQNRLFGIGAEIAATIDPMFKPKRLVSGDDTKALERYIAELSNGLGEIREFVLPGGTGGAEFLDLGRAVARRAERSVVRLGAITSLDPGIVTYLNRLSSLLFVAARRVNIDSGFKEKHPDYS; encoded by the coding sequence GTGACCAAATTTTATACAGGGGTGGGCGATAGCGGTAAAACCGCAATAGGCGGAAGGAAGCTTTCCAAAGGAGAACTCATATTCGAAGCAGTAGGAGATATAGACGAACTCAACTCGGTCATAGGAATCATCATGTCGAGAGTTGAGAACGGCACCATAAAAGAGGTGTTGTCAGTTGTCCAGAACAGGCTCTTTGGTATCGGCGCGGAGATTGCTGCGACAATAGATCCCATGTTTAAACCTAAAAGGTTGGTGTCGGGAGACGATACCAAGGCGCTTGAAAGGTATATAGCCGAGCTCTCCAACGGACTAGGGGAAATCAGGGAATTTGTCCTTCCAGGAGGTACAGGAGGAGCCGAATTTTTAGATCTTGGCAGGGCTGTTGCGCGTCGTGCGGAAAGATCCGTAGTGAGACTGGGCGCCATAACCAGCCTTGACCCGGGCATAGTTACATATCTTAACAGGCTTTCCTCGCTTCTTTTTGTTGCTGCGAGGAGAGTAAACATTGACTCCGGGTTCAAAGAAAAGCACCCCGATTACAGTTAG
- a CDS encoding agmatinase yields the protein MEILNKTPPYNLFGLEAQNYENAKFAVLLIPYDSTVSYRTGAREGPHAIINASRNIELYSELLSRDFSDVGIFTLDEMMPNFDSPKKMVERVAKETGLVIDDRKVPILLGGEHTIAVGAVKAFADRGLDFSVLHFDAHSDSRDEFMGTKYSHACVMKRIGEMCSSHISVGVRSIDAKTASSNSNDILFMKDMHGMTAKQIAARISKSTKKNLYVTVDFDVFDPAEMPSVGTPEPDGMHFHDFMEVVGSVFPGKTIIGMDFTELCPIPSVTAPDYFAAKLIYNSIGYAIK from the coding sequence ATGGAAATTCTTAACAAGACGCCGCCGTATAACCTGTTCGGCCTTGAGGCACAGAATTACGAGAACGCCAAATTCGCCGTGCTGCTCATACCTTATGATTCTACGGTCAGCTATCGCACAGGCGCACGCGAGGGGCCGCACGCGATAATAAACGCGAGCAGGAACATCGAACTCTACAGCGAGCTGCTTTCTAGGGATTTCAGCGATGTGGGCATATTCACGCTCGATGAGATGATGCCAAATTTCGACTCGCCGAAAAAAATGGTCGAGCGCGTAGCGAAGGAGACAGGCCTTGTAATTGACGACCGCAAGGTACCAATACTGCTCGGAGGGGAGCATACCATTGCAGTCGGAGCGGTAAAGGCCTTTGCGGACCGCGGACTGGATTTCAGCGTTTTGCACTTCGATGCACATTCCGATTCAAGGGACGAGTTTATGGGCACAAAGTACTCGCATGCATGCGTTATGAAGAGGATAGGCGAGATGTGCAGCAGCCACATCAGTGTGGGAGTAAGGAGCATTGACGCGAAAACCGCATCCTCAAACAGCAATGACATCCTTTTTATGAAGGATATGCACGGCATGACCGCGAAGCAAATCGCGGCTAGGATATCCAAGTCTACAAAGAAGAACCTCTACGTCACGGTCGATTTCGACGTCTTCGATCCGGCCGAGATGCCGAGCGTGGGCACCCCCGAGCCGGACGGCATGCATTTCCATGATTTTATGGAGGTGGTCGGCAGCGTATTCCCCGGCAAAACCATTATCGGGATGGACTTTACGGAGCTGTGCCCGATACCGTCCGTTACTGCGCCGGATTATTTCGCGGCGAAGCTAATATATAACTCAATAGGCTATGCTATTAAGTGA